The following coding sequences are from one Rhineura floridana isolate rRhiFlo1 chromosome 2, rRhiFlo1.hap2, whole genome shotgun sequence window:
- the POMT2 gene encoding protein O-mannosyl-transferase 2 isoform X2, which translates to MLSSFDGWDETHFGKMGSYYINRTFFFDVHPPLGKMLIGLAGYLSGYDGTFPFQKPGDKYEQHNYIGMRGFCAFLGSCLIPFSYLTVLELSKSLPAAMLTATILIFDTGFITLSQYILLDPILMFFLMGAVLSMVKYNSCANRPFSAPWWFWLCLTGINLAGATGVKFVGLFVVLLVGLNTIYDLWELLGDFSVSLVTLGRHFLARVLCLIMLPLVLYTALFAVHFAVLNRSGPGDGFFSSGFQSRLIGNNLHNMSVPEYLAYGSVITMKNLRMAGGYLHSHWHLYPEGVGARQQQVTAYLHKDLNNLWIIKKHNLNTDHSDPSFTVEFVRHGDVIRLEHKETSRNLHSHQHEAPLTRKHLQVTGYGINGTGDSNDFWRIEVVGRKAGKRIKVLRSQIRLIHLATGCILGSTGKILPKWGWEQVEVTCTPYQKESPNSFWNVEDHINPRLPNISLDVLKPSFPEILLESHMVMIRGNSGLKPKENEVTSKPWHWPINYQGLRFSGVNETDYRVYLLGNPVIWWLNLITIGLYLMMAIFVSVAMKRGVQLTAEHKELSQVLLRGGGRIMLGWLLHYFPFFMMGRVLYFHHYFPAMLFSTMLTGITWDVFLKFCAWSLSANIQTRKVYNYGIMGLILLTMYSFYLFHPLSYGMIGPLASDPNSPMAGLRWLETWEF; encoded by the exons ATGCTCATAGGACTTGCTGGTTATCTGAGTGGCTATGATggcacctttcctttccagaaaCCAGGGGACAAATATGAACAACATAACTACATAGGAATGAGGGGG TTCTGTGCATTCCTTGGTTCATGCCTGATTCCCTTCTCTTATCTTACGGTGCTGGAGTTGTCCAAATCTCTGCCTGCAGCAATGCTCACAGCTACCATTCTGATTTTTG ACACAGGGTTCATTACTCTGTCTCAATACATTCTGCTTGATCCTATTCTGATGTTCTTCCTCATGGGAGCTGTGCTCAGTATGGTCAAGTATAATTCCTGTGCCAACAG ACCCTTTTCTGCCCCCTGGTGGTTCTGGCTCTGTTTGACTGGGATAAACCTCGCTGGTGCGACGGGGGTTAAATTTGTTGGCCTTTTTGTAGTCCTCTTGGTTGGACTGAACACTATTTATGATCTTTGGGAGCTGCTGGGAGACTTCAGTGTCTCACTG GTCACTCTGGGGAGGCATTTCCTAGCCCGTGTGCTCTGCCTCATTATGCTGCCACTTGTCCTCTATACTGCTCTGTTTGCTGTTCATTTTGCAGTGTTAAATAGAAG TGGGCCTGGCGATGGCTTTTTCAGCTCTGGATTTCAGTCTCGTCTGATTGGGAACAACCTTCATAACATGTCTGTTCCAGAGT ACTTGGCATATGGCTCTGTGATAACAATGAAAAACCTTCGTATGGCAGGGGGATACCTTCATTCACACTGGCATCTGTATCCTGAGGGTGTGGGGGCACGGCAGCAGCAG GTCACTGCATATTTACACAAGGACTTGAATAACTTGTGGATTATAAAGAAGCACAACTTGAACACAG ATCATTCAGACCCTTCCTTCACCGTGGAGTTTGTGAGGCATGGAGATGTTATCCGCTTGGAACACAAAGA GACTTCTAGAAACCTGCATAGTCATCAGCATGAAGCCCCCTTGACAAGAAAGCATCTTCAGGTCACTGGGTATGGCATA AATGGAACTGGAGATTCCAATGATTTCTGGCGAATTGAGGTTGTGGGAAGAAAGGCTGGGAAGCGTATCAAAGTCCTACGTAGTCAGATCCGGCTGATTCACTTGGCTACAGGCTGCATCTTGGGTTCAACTGGAAAGATATTACCAAAATG GGGCTGGGAGCAGGTAGAAGTCACTTGCACTCCATATCAGAAGGAGTCTCCTAATTCTTTCTGGAATGTTGAAGATCACATCAATCCCAGAT TGCCCAATATCAGCCTGGATGTTCTGAAACCTTCCTTTCCAGAGATTCTGCTGGAGTCTCACATGGTTATGATCCGA GGGAATAGCGGCCTCAAACCAAAGGAGAATGAAGTCACATCTAAACCCTGGCACTGGCCTATCAATTACCAG GGCCTGCGTTTTTCTGGAGTCAATGAAACAGACTACAGGGTTTATTTGCTAGGAAACCCG GTGATCTGGTGGCTGAACCTAATCACTATTGGATTGTATCTCATGATGGCAATATTCGTATCTGTGGCCATGAAGAGGGGAGTTCAGCTGACAGCTGAGCACAAAG AGCTTTCTCAAGTCCTGCTGCGTGGTGGAGGAAGGATTATGCTGGGATGGCTTCTCCATTACTTTCCTTTCTTTATGATGGGCAGAGTGCTCTATTTTCATCATTACTTCCCTGCCATGCTTTTCTCTACTATGTTGACAG GAATTACATGGGATGTCTTCCTGAAATTCTGTGCTTGGTCTCTGTCAGCCAACATCCAGACTAGGAAGGTTTATAATTATGGGATAATGGGGTTGATTCTCCTCACTATGTACAG CTTCTACCTCTTCCATCCTCTCTCCTATGGAATGATAGGACCTCTGGCTTCTGATCCTAACAGCCCAATGGCAGGGCTTAGGTGGCTGGAAACATGGGAGTTCTAG